The following are encoded together in the Bubalus kerabau isolate K-KA32 ecotype Philippines breed swamp buffalo chromosome 3, PCC_UOA_SB_1v2, whole genome shotgun sequence genome:
- the LOC129645599 gene encoding histone H2B type 1-C/E/F/G/I-like — translation MPEPAKSAPVPKKGSKKAVTKAQKKDGKKRKRSRKESYSVYVYKVLKQVHPDTGISSKAMGIMNSFVNDIFERIAGEASRLAHYNKRSTITSREIQTAVRLLLPGELAKHAVSEGTKAVTKYTSSK, via the coding sequence ATGCCGGAGCCAGCCAAGTCAGCACCGGTCCCTAAGAAGGGCTCTAAAAAGGCGGTGACCAAGGCTCAGAAGAAGGATGGCAAGAAACGCAAGCGCAGCCGCAAGGAGAGCTACTCCGTGTACGtgtacaaggtgctgaagcaGGTCCACCCGGACACCGGTATCTCGTCCAAAGCCATGGGAATCATGAATTCGTTCGTGAATGATATTTTCGAGCGCATCGCTGGCGAGGCATCGCGCCTGGCGCATTACAACAAGCGTTCGACCatcacatccagggagatccagaccgCCGTTCGCCTGCTATTGCCcggggagctggccaagcacgccGTGTCTGAGGGCACCAAGGCTGTCACCAAGTACACCAGCTCCAAGTAG
- the LOC129645606 gene encoding histone H4: MSGRGKGGKGLGKGGAKRHRKVLRDNIQGITKPAIRRLARRGGVKRISGLIYEETRGVLKVFLENVIRDAVTYTEHAKRKTVTAMDVVYALKRQGRTLYGFGG; encoded by the coding sequence ATGTCTGGACGCGGTAAAGGCGGAAAGGGGCTCGGGAAAGGTGGTGCCAAGCGCCATCGTAAAGTTCTGCGAGATAATATCCAGGGCATTACTAAGCCCGCCATTCGTCGTCTGGCCCGCCGTGGTGGTGTTAAACGGATTTCTGGGCTCATCTATGAGGAGACTCGAGGGGTGCTAAAGGTGTTCCTGGAGAACGTGATCCGGGACGCGGTCACCTACACCGAGCACGCCAAGCGCAAGACTGTCACCGCCATGGACGTGGTCTACGCGCTCAAGCGCCAGGGACGTACTCTCTACGGCTTTGGCGGTTAA